The following are encoded together in the Sebaldella sp. S0638 genome:
- a CDS encoding DUF5105 domain-containing protein, which yields MKKLFIFVMMFFLVISCGKPKSQKDFEGRMSEIQSADNEKALNFLEEGTDNAAVQNFEDFYLNFFKKVEYKVLSAEEKENESILQVEIKAPNVVEPFIDIFQEGIGLAFSGASEEEMEKFFNDSMNGILQKKDITYLSGTIPVYMTKNEDGEWEIDTERNSELFVYLTGGLSTFAQQ from the coding sequence ATGAAAAAACTATTTATTTTTGTTATGATGTTCTTTTTAGTAATAAGCTGTGGCAAACCAAAGTCACAAAAAGATTTTGAAGGCCGTATGTCTGAGATTCAGTCGGCTGATAATGAAAAAGCGTTGAACTTTCTTGAAGAAGGTACTGATAATGCAGCTGTTCAAAATTTTGAAGACTTTTATCTGAATTTTTTCAAAAAAGTCGAATATAAGGTGTTAAGCGCTGAAGAAAAAGAGAATGAAAGTATACTTCAGGTAGAAATAAAAGCTCCAAATGTAGTGGAACCTTTTATTGATATCTTTCAAGAAGGAATTGGTCTGGCTTTTAGCGGTGCTTCCGAAGAAGAAATGGAAAAATTCTTCAATGACAGCATGAACGGCATTTTACAAAAAAAAGACATAACCTACTTATCAGGAACTATTCCTGTATACATGACAAAAAATGAGGATGGAGAATGGGAAATCGACACAGAAAGGAATTCTGAGTTATTCGTATATCTTACTGGCGGGTTAAGTACTTTTGCACAGCAATAA
- the modB gene encoding molybdate ABC transporter permease subunit, with the protein MYEAIFLSLKVTGISTLITSFLGIITAYIFSKHDFRGKSILETLFLMPIALPPTVVGYLIMLGIGRKSMFGQILYKNFGINILFTWQAACIAAIVVSFPLIYQNAKNAFTYVGEDVKDAARVDGACELKLFWFIIIPIALNGIIGGVILAFVRALGEFGATLIVAGNIPGQTQTIPLLIYFSIGSGDNRTANILVILIMVISMSLVLVTNKLLKRNEITKESSE; encoded by the coding sequence ATGTATGAAGCAATATTCTTATCATTGAAGGTTACGGGGATTTCAACATTAATAACCAGTTTTCTGGGGATTATTACAGCATATATATTTAGTAAACATGACTTTAGGGGAAAAAGCATACTGGAGACATTATTTCTTATGCCTATAGCACTGCCGCCTACTGTGGTCGGTTATTTGATAATGCTCGGGATCGGAAGAAAAAGTATGTTCGGCCAGATTCTTTATAAAAATTTTGGAATTAATATATTATTTACATGGCAGGCAGCATGTATCGCAGCAATAGTAGTAAGTTTTCCGCTGATATACCAAAATGCCAAGAATGCTTTTACTTATGTGGGAGAAGATGTAAAAGATGCGGCAAGAGTGGACGGAGCCTGCGAACTGAAGCTTTTTTGGTTTATAATAATACCAATTGCATTAAACGGAATAATAGGCGGGGTTATACTTGCATTTGTAAGAGCGCTGGGAGAATTCGGGGCTACACTGATTGTAGCGGGGAATATTCCGGGACAGACACAGACAATACCTCTCCTGATTTATTTTTCTATTGGAAGCGGGGATAACAGAACAGCAAATATACTGGTAATACTTATTATGGTAATAAGCATGTCGCTTGTATTGGTAACAAACAAACTTCTTAAAAGAAACGAAATAACAAAAGAAAGTTCCGAGTGA
- the tenA gene encoding thiaminase II: MSFSETLKEKAGKIWEECYKHPFLQELGMGTLEKEKFKFYLIQDYQYLMEYAKVFAAGMVKCNEEKYMAKFAEIQHNILCEEMNIHRKYMEDFGITEEEAANAGQSLFNKAYTSNMLSTAYTGTIAEIIAVVFPCAWSYHDFAKRLKQEYGNLPKNDFYNKWIDTYASDEFGESFSWFCDYLDVLCENKKQKELKKIEEIFRTSMEFEFLFWDMSYKMKMSY; encoded by the coding sequence ATGTCATTTTCAGAAACTTTAAAAGAAAAAGCCGGGAAAATCTGGGAAGAATGTTACAAACATCCGTTTTTACAGGAATTGGGGATGGGAACTCTGGAAAAGGAAAAATTCAAATTTTATCTTATACAGGATTATCAGTATCTAATGGAATATGCCAAGGTATTTGCCGCAGGAATGGTAAAATGTAATGAAGAAAAATATATGGCAAAATTTGCAGAAATTCAACATAATATTTTATGTGAAGAAATGAATATTCACAGGAAATATATGGAAGATTTCGGGATTACCGAGGAAGAAGCGGCAAATGCAGGGCAGTCTCTGTTTAATAAAGCCTATACTTCAAATATGCTTTCCACTGCATATACAGGAACAATTGCCGAAATTATTGCAGTGGTGTTCCCCTGTGCATGGTCTTATCACGACTTTGCCAAAAGACTGAAGCAGGAATACGGAAATCTTCCGAAGAATGATTTTTATAATAAATGGATAGATACTTACGCAAGTGACGAATTCGGAGAATCTTTCAGCTGGTTTTGCGATTACCTTGATGTATTATGCGAGAATAAAAAACAAAAAGAGTTAAAGAAAATAGAGGAAATATTCAGAACAAGCATGGAATTTGAATTTTTATTTTGGGATATGTCATATAAAATGAAAATGTCTTATTAA
- a CDS encoding helix-turn-helix transcriptional regulator, translated as MDNTKALTVQDVADMLKIAKNTVYELVKRGELNSYKVGRKVRFTLVDVESYIENSKKIQNPQEKGSTGLSDLYSDNLGGLNKIPAGNDFIVCGQDLMLDILTSYMGKYCKNISALRAYIGSYSSLVALYHGYIQAATTHLWDGDTGQYNVPFVRRLLPGIPAVIIHLTCRMQGFYVAKGNPKGIKSWDDLKRDDITLINREKGAGSRVLLDEHLRLINIYGSSVKGYNNETQSHLTVASTVSRGAADVGVGIEKIASQVEGIEFIPLQKERYDLVVKKEIFDTFTVQSILKILRSDEFRAEFKDIGGYDISEMGEIVAWT; from the coding sequence ATGGATAATACTAAAGCCCTTACTGTACAGGATGTAGCCGACATGTTGAAAATAGCCAAAAATACAGTTTATGAACTGGTAAAACGCGGCGAGCTGAATTCCTACAAAGTAGGGAGAAAAGTCCGTTTTACATTAGTAGATGTGGAGTCCTATATTGAAAATTCAAAAAAAATACAAAATCCCCAGGAAAAGGGAAGCACCGGTCTTTCGGATTTATACTCGGATAATCTGGGCGGTCTTAATAAAATTCCTGCGGGAAATGATTTTATAGTATGTGGTCAGGATCTTATGCTGGATATTCTCACAAGTTATATGGGAAAATATTGTAAAAATATCTCTGCACTTCGTGCTTATATAGGCAGTTACAGCAGTCTTGTCGCCTTATATCACGGATATATTCAGGCTGCTACCACACATTTATGGGACGGGGATACAGGACAGTATAATGTTCCTTTTGTAAGAAGACTCCTTCCGGGAATTCCCGCTGTTATAATTCACCTTACCTGTCGTATGCAGGGATTTTATGTAGCTAAAGGAAATCCTAAAGGTATAAAATCTTGGGATGATCTGAAACGTGACGACATTACCCTTATCAACCGTGAAAAAGGTGCAGGTTCACGTGTTCTGCTTGATGAGCATCTCCGTCTTATTAATATTTACGGAAGCTCAGTAAAAGGCTATAATAACGAAACTCAGTCCCACCTTACCGTAGCAAGTACAGTAAGCCGGGGAGCTGCCGATGTGGGAGTAGGTATAGAAAAAATTGCTTCACAGGTCGAGGGAATTGAGTTTATTCCTCTTCAAAAAGAAAGATATGATTTGGTGGTAAAAAAAGAGATTTTTGATACATTTACTGTTCAGAGTATTCTGAAAATTTTACGTTCCGACGAGTTCAGAGCTGAATTTAAGGATATCGGCGGCTATGATATAAGTGAAATGGGCGAAATCGTCGCATGGACATAA